The genomic stretch CAAACATTTCAGATAAATCTTGAAGAATACTTGCAAAAAACCTAACCTTGATTCAGAAATAGAGTCGCGGGAGAAATGGAGTCTCGCCGGAAGTAATGGAGTCGCCGGATGTTTGAGTCACCGGAAAGAatggagggagggagggagaatGTTTTGTGAAGTGAGGAAGAGTTGTTATGTTTTGTGAAGTGAAGAATTTGTGAAGTAGACGTATGTTTTATGAAGTGATGGAGTGAGGAAGTGGTGTTAGTTTTGGATTAGggttagaaaattttaaattatgggTATAAATGTATTTTGCAAAATTAACTAGGTATCCTTGATATGTAACATGCCAAAATGGGTGGTTACATAACATGTCAAAACATAGATTTTTTAATGGGCTTTGTGCGGGCCGGATACAGAACACGGGCTATTAAGTTTattaacatagctaccaaatgcacaaataaacccAGATTAATCCTCTTATCTAATcgtaacatagctaccaaacggggccttagggtatccactatgggaCCGCCTCGCCTATAGCCCCGCCGGGGGCGATCCCGGGGCGCCTTATAGTGCAGGCGACGTCCGCCCCTGGGCGGACGAAAAAAAGGGGGCGGATGGTCATGCGGCGAAACCGGGGCGAGGACGTGCCGGTCGGCCTTTCACCGCGCCTATAGGCGTGCCAGCGATAAGCGCGCCGGCGCCCCTcgaaatttgttatttttttaaaaaaaattaactctataaataccactcctccaccacccattttttcgccattttcacacactctcccttcattcactatctacactttcagtatctaaaaatgcacggtggaaaCGATGAATCACCCGGCTCGCAGGAATCGGGctatggcggcaatccttcaCAGCCGTCGGGCGGCTATCCTTCACATCCaccgggatatggcggctatccttctcagccgtcggggtatggcggctatccttctcagccgtcggggtatggcggctatccttctcagcccTCGGGATATGGCGGGTCTCCGTCCCAGCTGTGGATTTGGAGTCAATCTCCcccgccgtgggcatcgagtccaaaccttcatccatctcagtcgtggaggtcttctccaacgccccaaccttttcagcggaatctgagtcgctcagcgtttggagattacagacccaacctcgacgcgcTTAACCAGCCGCGTCCAGAGTCCCATTTCCTATCCAGCCAATCTCCTtacaccgaagcagatcaagacgcactggataccatgatgggtctgctcagttccggcGTCCCAGATATGCCTGCAGCACCCGACCCGAAGCAGTGCCGGGGGCGGTGGCGGTATTGGCGGCGGCCGCGGTGGCGGTGGCTCAGGCAGCGGCGTCGGCAGTGGCGGTGGCGAGGGCTCCAAACGGGGCAAGCtctacaccaaagcggagtccattgccgtggcgagggcgtgggatgccatcacatcggaccccatagtgggcaccgatcataccgcggggagcttttggaggcgcgtcctgatggcatacaacgagttcaaacctgCCGGCGCCCGAgagcgcgacccagaacagatccgcaaaaagtggtctaAGATTCTGCCGGCTACCAAGCGGTTCGCGagcatataccagaacaaccttCTCCACCTTGATAGTGGCCGAAGCGAAGCAGATGTGAAGGCCCTGTCGATGGGCCAATACAACAcggagggctggccgaagttcacaatgtgggagAAGTATCTagtcctcgcggattgtccgaaattcaaggaTATCTGCACGCAAGAGGTCACTGGAGCTCCTGGGCCGAAGCGTACAAGACACAACCTTGCCGGGGACTAAAGCAGCGGAAGCGACTCGCACTCGTTCGAGCAGAacgacgagcaagtcgaagagcccgCCGCTATACACACTAGGCGAAGACGACCCCCGAGACAACATGCCTCTATCTGCAGCGCCAGAGGGGCTAGAAGTGCCTCCCGCCTATCGTCGGCCGCGTCTGGATCGCGCATCTCGCAGCccgccccaatcccacagcctATGGTTCCTGgtccccacgaggtcttgagggagaacctagatgtgcagttgatgcaacaactgcaagacgtcTGTAGCAAATACCTAGCCACCGATAACCCGTACATCTGGAATATATACCATAAgctcatcactcggattgagCGTCGTCTAGGGTTGGCTGATGATGCTCCTAGGGCAACCGCAACCGGCAGCAGCGAgggaggagaaggagaagaagaagaaaaagaagaagaagaagaagaagaagaaaaagaagaagaagaagaagaagaagacaaggaagccgactccgacaccgagtagacggtggcagagtttttatttgtattttattttaaatattcgttgtataattttaccattttcaatacaacgaatatttgttcccaattacctcgttttctaattatttacgttgcgatgattttaattatacttgattgaaactaaaaatattttaaaatgaaaattgattacaAAATTTGGtagctattggaagtgtccatcATAGTGGCGCAAATAATtttttggggctgtggacaataAAATTAGGGCTGTGGAAAAAAaagggggcggggctattggagtgtccgccttatagtggacactcttagcgCTTGATCTTTATCTAGAAACTAGTGTTATCACCCGTGTTATGCGCGGGACataagattttcaaataatgaatacaaattttaataaatttataggaaaaaaaattcataacatTATGAACACTTACAAAAAGAGAATGTCCTTATATTATCCCACTCCAAATGAAGCATTTGGACTTCGACATATGatttttatatagttttaatCAACTGATATGAGtggagtaaataaaataaaatagaggatATCATTGCATGAATTTTAGCACATCTTAAAATGCATGGCCAAAGGCCAAATGAATTTCGATTAGGTATAACCCGATAaattatagggttagggctatATTTTTACAACCCGAATATAAAACGGGCTATATGGGCCAGTCCGAATGGGTCGGCAGGTTAGGCGGGATGGCCAGATATGGTTGCGGGTCAACCTGACGGGTTACACTtttcaattaaaagaataaattgaAGATTTGTTTTGAATATAAACCATgctttcataattttattagtttttgcTTTCTTAAATTTTATGGATAAAATTACTCATTTTAGAAATCATAATGAATACTACAAACGAATTCAATTATATGCTAACACTTTTGTGTTTTGCAAAtttatgattatattttttAGAATACATTAATATtgagattattattttccaaagttcatgatattatatttaaaatattattattatttaataaatacctatttttattttcatttttttattttatactccctctgtccttgTTATtagctcttttcttttctttttttgtctcGTTTTAAACTATTTGCACTATTATTTTATGTAAGAAttatcatatttaattaaaatattataattaattaagtgtCACTTATTGAGTGTTTCCTTATTAcacttaaattattaatttaatacacTAATTACTCAATTCTTAATTTACggtttaaaaagaaaaatgtgcgagtagcatgggatggaaggagtacaATAATTGTGTTATcattatagtaataattatattgtttacaaaacaaagaaGATTAAGTAATTCAATTACTTTATTATGTGAAGTAGTGGAAATGAATTCtaagttttaataaaataaaaattggaacTAAGCATTGTTGAATTTTTTGGCCCGATTAGCCCCAAACCCAAAGGGTTAGGGTCGAAAAATTGCAACCTGTCAGAATAACCCAACAACCCGagcgggttggcccgattgacatccctattttCGATATTAGActgagataaaaaaaactaaagtagATCTTTGAGAAACAATATCTAGGGGTGAGCATTGGTGTTTCAGTTCGATTTTTTACtcaaaccgaaccaaaaccgaataaaaccgaaaaaaaacatatatatatatataatataaaatcaatattatATAGTAATATATAGTAAAAGAATATACTGTAAtataatgaattaaattaatagaatatatatgaGGATTAAAACATTGATCTCTACGTCATTTACAAAGAGAGCTAATATATTCTAAGAACATATAGGATTGAACAGTAAATTGGCATCAACATCGAATAATTAATCTACAATTTATAAtattcaattttgatttaaataaaaacttcttttatcttatttaaattaatactaattatTAGTTTATGTTttcctaaaaaaatattgatatattatATAATGTTAAAGCACTAATACATTTTAACAAAGAAATAACATAATTTGTGCATGATAAAGTAGTTATGTATATCATCCCAAGCCTAACAAATTAAAGCCCATATACGAATCATAGTAGTGCTTAGTATATTAGGTTACAGCCCAACTCACTCTAAGCCCAACAACTATAACCCTAAAAATACTAACCCTAAAGGAGAACACATAAAAAATTCATCTCCAATCAAATCGGCGCCTCCTAACACGCCCCCGCCACATCTATCTCTTACTCCATCTCCGATTCAACCGGTCTTGCTAGCACTCGCACTCCGGCCATCTCCAGTCTCGCCGACCTTCCCCAAGACGATCCTCTGCCTCCCGACGCCACACTGTCAACAGCCCCATCCGCATGCAAACCCAGAAATGCTCTTTTCTACCACTGTCAACACCGTCCCGACTAAGATCTCGGCAGCACTCCGGCTCGCCGTCGTATATATGGATCCGTGTCCGTTTCCTATTCTTTCGACAATTTTTCTTACTCAGGTTCGGTTCGGAATTATTACCTTTTGCATACTTAGCTTGTTCAATTCTATTTTGGCATGCATGTAGTTTGTAGTTTCTGTTAGAGTAATGCCAATATGTGACTTGTTCAATTCCTAAATCTACTTTCATGTTGTAatctttaattatttgtaaatgGCAATGTCTGATACAATTTCCAGCTGAGCTTGAATTTGGGCTATCATAAAATCAGTCTAGACAACAAATTTCATCCAAGACGAAGAatttttcaaagaaaataagattatttacctcttcactttattctccattttTAGTTGTATTCAAAGTTGAATTTATGCTGCATTTTCCTCGTGAAACTGcatctttttctcttctcttcctCTATGCAAAAGATTTTTCATATTATATTCTTTTCAGCTTTTCAACATCAAGAATGaattctcctcctcctcctttgTTGTCTGAAATACTTTTAACTTTACTCCTTTATGTTTTTTTACTGCAATACTTCAACTGGCTGAGAAGATGCTGGAGCAAAGCCAAGTAATATGCAcactgtttttttttaaattagaaaaatactaatgctatattataaatatttcctcatctTTGATCTTCTTTTTTTGCAGCCCAACAGATCTTAGGATTCAtgaagaatgattttatcccgtGAAGAAAAATAGATACGAcacaaataatagtataaaaaaattaaataataaagacAACAAACAAACAATAAAACAACTGAAAAAAATAGCCAAAATCAAATACAAACGCAAGGGAGAAGAAGTAGTGAAAAAGATAGTTGAATAATGTAATTTTGGAGAAGAGACTGAAATGGACATGGaaaactaattgatgatgatatgtatttatagaaaaactTAGTGCCTTTGGCTctgtttttaaatttgaatcaaaAGTCACCGTTTTCTAAATTCTTAGCTTGTATGGTACTACTCTGTAATCTTTCACACTTTCCCAACATCTGCACAAAATAGCTCTCAAAATAAAAAGCTTTCACAATATCCCATGCCATGCTCTGTCTTAAGTTTCTGGCGTGCAGAGTAATTTTTTATTGCGTGAACAATTATCTAACAGTTTTCCCGCCAAAAAAGGCAGAAGTGGTATTTCTTCACAAAACTGtcactttagagcatccacattggttatagcccagcaatagcccagccatagcctagccatagcctagccacaaactacttctgtcacatcatcaatactaaaaatcctcctgccacatcagaaatagcccagccatagcctagccatatcataaatagcccagccacatcaatagccacatcactaataacacaatatacggaatttgtacagatccatttctcggtgttgatcttgtacagaaattaagatagagagagtactcgttaatacaagtggtgcgaatgaaaatgaagtgcaaatagcgtatatatagtgtttcgaaaattaaaaatcaaaaataaaaaatccgctgggcgatccgggcgctgcaatggagccgagcggatcgcccagcgcatagcccagcggtttttgaccgcctagcgctaggcgaaattgatttccggaaaaccgctcggcggttttcggatcctccaatggttcgcctagcgaccgcctagcactggcgctcggctaggcggtgcgctaggcgccattgtggatgctcttatataatGATAGATTTAATACTATATATATTATCAATATGACTTTAGTGTGGAGTGGATACTATATTTATTTGGGTTATCAAATCAATGTATACTTAATGTTGTATTTTCAATGTTATATACTTATATACGTCTTTGAGGGAGTACTTACCAATGAAACCATCATATTGCAATTGTTTTAGTTTATATCATACCATTCCCATGTATAATTTCAAAGATTATGAGAATGGAACCAATGGCTATATGTAGTCATTTTTCTATTGAGATTGTGAATTCTTATTGACTTTGGTAAGATAACGGGTAAGAGAGTTTTTAGTGATGACGGGAATATCATTCATTCCATGATACAAAAGATCTTGACTTATTTATTCATTAATACTTAAATAAAATCAGCataatataaaaaacaaataaaagcaaaaagctttatttctcataaaattgaaagttagaATTGCATTCTTACAAGCCATCCAAACCATAGTTTTAGTAAGTATCATAGATAATACCTTGAGGGGGATTATTGCGAGCAAATAGAAAATTAGAAGCGGGCTTCATGATGAACAAAAGTGAGTAGTTATGTTGTCTCATTCATCATCCAGCCATTGGAGAGAAGGGCAAGACAAACTCATCCTTTCTTTTGTTCAACACGCTTGCTTTGTCTCGGTGTGTACACTATTAATATTCATTTATCtaacttatttttttattataacttttttaattaacttttttttattaaccagtagtattaaaatttgtgttgtAGAGTATATGTGTATTTGGAATCTAATGATACAATATAGAGTCGTTTAAATAGGAGGCTTCTGATTTAATCATCGGATCTGATCTACAGCACATAACCGACCATAGAATCCGATCCACCGGGAGTTCGATAATCATCGTCATCATTGATCTagctccttctctctctctctctctctctctcaaacttCTCGATCCTAATCACTACTGCTAAGCAGAGCTACTGAAATTCAAGCTTCCATTCACCCATCCATAAATAAACTTCGAAAATGAGGAGGTAGAAAAATATGCCCACTTTTCACTCACTCTATTAGTTcttgttaattttttatatattaagagCTCGGATCCGCTCAACTTAATGTGTCTTTAACTGTTACAGCAGATTGGGGCATAGGCACCAATCAAAGCAATCCGGAGTTAAGGGTATGTTTGGAAGGCTATCGTTTGCTGTAATCGTTCTGGTGATCTGTACCGTTTCGCTGTTGTCCACTGTAAAGAGCAACACGCGATCCATCTCTCGATCCGAGGTACATATATTTAGCACGTTGATTCATTCACACCGGTTAAATTTTCAGTGAGTTGTTAATGTGTTTTGGGGTTTTACTTGGCTGAAGTTATTGGCGTGCAGAAATTGGCTAATTTTAATAGAATTTGAAAATGTGGCTAAGTGGTTCAAAAAGGTGTTGTACTTATTTTTCTTGATTGGAGATGACAGAATTAAGGGCTACTTTTTTTGTAATATTGCAGTAGCTGCTTTTGTAGTAAGGAACCATGATTAAGTTGTGCTTATTTGTTGTGTATAAGCAGATTGACGTCGATGCGCTTTGGGATACAGCTGCTTCTGGTGGATGGAGGCCATCATCTGCTCCGAGATCTGATTGGCCCCGTATGATTTTCTTTAATATGTCTTGCATTCAGAAGTTTGTTTTCTGTTTGGATTCTTTGGGTTGAATTATTTTGTATGCCACTGGTTTGATTTATTGTTTCTTGAAATTCATGACTATTTATTGAATCACCTTCCAACTTCTATGTATGTGATGTTGTTCTTTGTGTCCTTCTGCTTGAGAAGCTCCCCCAGCAGAAACCAATGGGTACTTACGAGTTCGTTGTAATGGTGGCCTCAATCAGCAAAGAAGTGCGGTAAGTAATAAAGTCTTAGTAACATAAACTTATGTTCTCCCTTACAGTACTAGTTTGGTTAATAAATTCTTCTATCACTTCATTGTCCATATCTTTCATTTATGCACTCATCATGTGCCATTCTTTGATTTTGAATCTTGGGGAATGTAAAGACCTCAAGGGTTTTGGGTCCCTTAAAATGAATTCAGTCAAGGCCTACATGCTTCTTAAGTTATATGGACACTCATTTGTCTTTTGTTATTCTATAGATAATTAACGTGAAAACTAGTTCATTGTGTACTAGTTAATTCAAAGTTCATAAAGAAAAAAAGCTATTCTACGTGTCTTTCACCATTTGATAGAGGCAAACTCTGGGTTTCTTAGTCTAAGAATAAAGCTTGGAAAAACTCTCTTCGTTATATTTTCTTGAAATAAATAGTGACTTCACTTTTATCTATGTGCTTCATCagtgaatttatttatttatgcttcCGTTAGAAATGAAACTGTTATGGTTTTTCGTTTATTGTCACCCTTCATGTTTACCAATTAGAAACTCATATGTTTATCTTATTGTAGGAAAACACCATCTTAATGAGTTTCAGAGATCTAATATTCAGACTAAAGCTTGTCTGTTACCAGTTACATTTTTTGGTTATAAAACCATAACGAGTCTTGCAAACATCAGTATAAAAGACCATCGGAGTATGCAATCTGTTTATGTGTTTCACTCATGGCATCTGTCTTTTGAAAATCTCATATTGACCTCATAGGTAATACTAGAAAAAAGATCTTCATCCAATTGACTTCATAGAGTACGAAAAGAACATTTTGGTTTATTTTCAACCTGCCCCAATATTATCAGAAACAATAGTTTGTCATCTTGAATTTATAATTTGTTGGTGAAATTTGTCTAATCAGGTTAACTTATATGGTATTCTAGATCTGTAATGCTGTGCTAGCTGCTCGAATCATGAATGCTACTCTTGTACTTCCTGAACTGGACGCAAATTCCTTCTGGCATGATGACAGGTGCTAATTTCTAAACATATGTTTCATATATGCATATTTTAGTTTCCATATAATCTTCTATTTTACTTGAGATTCTGAAGCTTTAGTCAATATTTTTACTAGACCATGGTGGTGATTGAAATGTTTATGAACTCCAGTCTCAAATAAACCACTTTCTTCCGTGTAATTCACTGTCCTGAAAAGCCCATGTAAATTCACTGTCCTGAAAAGCTAATCCCTAATGGGAGATCCTGCATTTCCATTGAACTATGATAAATTTCGGGGCATCACATAAGTTCCAATAAATAAACGCATTTAGAACTCTTTAGTCGATCTTATTTCATTACAACTGAGTCTTTGTATGgatattatatattttcttcTGCAGTGGTTTTCATGGTGTCTATGACGTCGAGCATTTTATCAAGTCTCTGAGATATGATGTACGAATAGTGGAAAGCATTCCCGAAGTCCGGAAAAATGGGAAGACCAAGAAGATGAAAGCTTTTCAGGTGAAAGAAGCTCTTCACCATTGGATAAATTTTGCAAATGAAGTTTTCACTGTTAGATATTGACAACATTTTTGTTATCAGATACGGCCTCCTAGAGATGCTCCAGTCAGTTGGTATACGACAGATGCTCTGGCAAAGATGAAAGAGCATGGTGCTATTTATCTTACACCGTTCTCACATCGCTTGGCAGAAGAGATTGATAACCCTGAGTACCAGCGCCTAAGGTGCAGAGTTAATTATCATGCCTTACGGTTTAAGCCTCACATTATGGAGCTCAGCAACTCAATTGTGAATAGACTTCGTGCACAAGGTCATTTCATGGCCATACATCTTCGTTTTGAGATGGATATGCTGTCATTTGCTGGGTAGGTTCCTATATGGCTCCACTAAGAGTCAGAATAAATTGTTCCAATTTTTGGGTTACTTTAATGTTCCCTTTCTCATTTGCTGAGTATAGGTACAAAGTGAGCTAGATGAGAATTGTCTAATTTTGGCTTGTTGGCGCTCTGTTGTGTCACAAGCTAGTAAATCTGCTTCCTTATTATACTCGTGTCAGTTAATAGTCATTTAGCTAGAAAACATTTATGGAGTGATCCATTTATTCACGATGACAGCCTGAACCATCAGCAACATATATGAATAGCGGATATATATGTAGAAATCAAGTCTTcagtaattaaatattatactagtatattttttctctAACAGCTTTAGCTTTTTAGATGAGCTGGTTGTTCAAATAGTACTAATGGTGGCCAAAACAGATCCTGGATTCAGAACTCactgcccccccccccccccccaaaagaaaaaagaacgaaaaaggaaattgtTCTGCATCTTCGAGATTTCTGAGAAAAATAATTTGTCTGCTGCTGAATCAAATGACTTTATATTTCGGCTCCAATAATGACGAGTGTTCCTCATCTCTGTTGCTCAACATTGCATGATAATGTCCTGAAAAGAAGTTGGGAGATTTTATGGAAAAGATATTCGTACCTGATAAGTTTAAGCCATGCAACTTCTGGTTTCTTTCAGGTGTTTTGATATATTTACTCCTGAAGAACAAAAGGTCCTGAAGAAATACAGGGAGGAAAATTTTGCGCCAAAAAAACTTGTTTATAGTGAGAGAAGGGCGATTGGAAAATGTCCTCTAACTCCTGAAGAGGTAATCCTTCAACTTGTCTTATTCTGTTCACTGTCATTTGCATGCTTGAGGTATATCAAGTATAATGGTTTACTGCTGATATACCGACTGCTTCTTTAAGTTAAAATTCCTTCCATTTTCTCAAAATAAACAAATTGCTTGTACCAGAATAAAAGTAGCAGGAGAATACCACATAAGAATTCTAGTTTTTAGTTTTGCTGGTGTTTTACTAGTTAGTAGCATTCCTATATCTCCATGCTGTGAATGCTTTTTTGGAGGTAACACAATCCTCTTAAACATGAAAAAGCATTCTCTAGTAGATCTGTAGAATCCTTTTGAGCAGCATAAATATTTGAACGGTTTACCTAAGCAACTCTTTTACCTGAATACTATCAAAAGTTTTGTGCATGATTTTCTATAAATTCTGCTTCCTTTCTATCCATAATAATGCTGGTACATcagattttttttctctctttcttttttgcTTTTTTCCGTATAATGGTTGTGACAACAGTTTATAATAAAGATTACT from Salvia splendens isolate huo1 chromosome 4, SspV2, whole genome shotgun sequence encodes the following:
- the LOC121799668 gene encoding O-fucosyltransferase 1-like, which codes for MRSRLGHRHQSKQSGVKGMFGRLSFAVIVLVICTVSLLSTVKSNTRSISRSEIDVDALWDTAASGGWRPSSAPRSDWPPPPAETNGYLRVRCNGGLNQQRSAICNAVLAARIMNATLVLPELDANSFWHDDSGFHGVYDVEHFIKSLRYDVRIVESIPEVRKNGKTKKMKAFQIRPPRDAPVSWYTTDALAKMKEHGAIYLTPFSHRLAEEIDNPEYQRLRCRVNYHALRFKPHIMELSNSIVNRLRAQGHFMAIHLRFEMDMLSFAGCFDIFTPEEQKVLKKYREENFAPKKLVYSERRAIGKCPLTPEEVGLILRSMGFDNSTRIYLAAGELFGGDRFMKPFRSLFPRLENHISLDTSGELGKNSRGLVGSAVDYMVCLLSDIFMPTYDGPSNFANNLLGHRLYYGFRTNIIPDRKALAPIFIEREKGHTAGFEESVRRAMQNTNFGGPHKRVQPESFYTNSWPECFCQMSAVNPADRCPPDNVLDILDSQLTTGGNDDQEESASSNSTSVIEK